The Caballeronia sp. Lep1P3 genome window below encodes:
- a CDS encoding AAA-associated domain-containing protein has product MQNLKNTQTPAAPGATRTAGATGTPAGTPTQAAGKPPRLGAEILRVKNVSRGFNKTQGELLVLDDANLSLREGEIVGLLGRSGSGKSTLLRIIAGLIEPTDGEVTYLNEPLRGPAKGVAMVFQTFALFPWLTVLQNVEAGLEAQGVAARERRERALAAIDLIGLDGFENAYPRELSGGMRQRVGFARALVVDPTLLLMDEPFSALDVLTAENLRTDLLDLWTQGRLPIKSVLIVTHNIEEAVFMCDRILVLSSNPGRVMAEIKVPFKHPRNRLDPAFRRLVDDIYAKMTARQLDESKKKGLELGSWLPSVSTNLMAGLIETLAAEPYHGRADMPEIARTLHLEVDELFPIAEVLQHLGFADVREGDIYLTPQARVFAEFGTQERKMMFAEHLLRHVPLAARIKKVLNERPGHRAPRVRFEQELEDFLSDKAAQETLDAVIDWGRYGEIFSYNDQTEMLSLEDVES; this is encoded by the coding sequence ATGCAGAACCTTAAGAACACGCAGACGCCCGCCGCGCCGGGCGCCACCCGCACGGCGGGCGCCACCGGCACGCCCGCCGGCACCCCGACGCAGGCCGCCGGCAAGCCGCCGCGCCTCGGCGCCGAAATCCTGCGCGTGAAGAACGTGAGCCGCGGCTTCAACAAGACGCAGGGCGAACTGCTCGTTCTCGACGACGCGAACCTTTCGCTGCGTGAAGGCGAGATCGTCGGGCTGCTCGGGCGCTCGGGCTCGGGCAAATCGACGCTTTTGCGGATCATCGCGGGCCTGATCGAGCCGACCGATGGCGAAGTGACGTATCTCAACGAGCCGTTGCGCGGCCCGGCGAAGGGCGTCGCAATGGTCTTTCAGACGTTCGCGCTGTTCCCGTGGCTCACCGTGCTGCAAAACGTCGAAGCGGGGCTGGAGGCGCAGGGCGTCGCGGCGCGCGAGCGGCGCGAACGCGCGCTTGCGGCGATCGACCTGATCGGCCTCGACGGGTTCGAGAACGCGTATCCGCGCGAGCTGTCGGGCGGCATGCGCCAGCGCGTGGGCTTCGCGCGCGCGCTCGTCGTCGATCCGACGCTGCTGCTCATGGACGAGCCGTTTTCCGCGCTCGACGTGCTGACCGCCGAAAACCTGCGCACCGACCTGCTCGACTTGTGGACGCAGGGCCGGCTGCCGATCAAATCGGTGCTGATCGTCACGCACAACATCGAGGAAGCGGTGTTCATGTGCGACCGCATTCTCGTGCTGTCGTCGAATCCGGGCCGCGTGATGGCCGAGATCAAGGTGCCGTTCAAGCATCCGCGCAACCGGCTGGACCCGGCGTTCCGACGGCTCGTCGACGACATCTACGCGAAGATGACCGCGCGCCAGCTCGACGAATCGAAGAAGAAGGGCCTGGAATTGGGAAGCTGGCTGCCGTCGGTTTCGACGAACCTGATGGCCGGTCTCATCGAGACGCTCGCGGCCGAGCCGTATCACGGGCGCGCGGACATGCCGGAAATCGCGCGCACGCTGCATCTGGAAGTGGACGAGCTTTTTCCGATCGCGGAAGTGCTGCAGCATCTCGGTTTCGCCGACGTGCGCGAGGGCGACATCTATCTGACGCCGCAGGCGCGGGTGTTCGCCGAATTCGGCACGCAGGAGCGCAAGATGATGTTCGCCGAGCACCTGCTGCGGCACGTGCCGCTCGCTGCGCGCATCAAGAAAGTGCTGAACGAGCGGCCGGGGCATCGCGCGCCGCGTGTGCGCTTCGAGCAGGAACTGGAGGACTTTCTCTCCGACAAGGCCGCGCAGGAGACGCTCGACGCGGTCATCGACTGGGGACGTTACGGCGAGATTTTCTCGTACAACGACCAGACGGAGATGCTGAGTCTGGAGGATGTCGAGTCGTAG
- a CDS encoding pirin family protein encodes MFEIRRSNERGHANHGWLDSHHSFSFADYHDPEHVHFGALCVINEDRVAGGQGFGTHGHRDMEIVSYVLEGALAHRDSMGNGSTIRPGDVQRMSAGTGVRHSEFNGSPTETAHFLQIWIIPDAAGGAPGYEEKRFADDEKRGRLRVIASPQGTDGSVTIGADARIFAGLFDGDERADFEVPAGRRVYVHVARGKVSVNGEALGAGDAAKLEDVSRVTIDGGENAEVLVFDLA; translated from the coding sequence ATGTTCGAGATTCGCCGCAGCAACGAGCGCGGTCATGCCAATCACGGCTGGCTGGACTCGCACCACAGCTTCTCGTTTGCCGATTACCACGATCCCGAGCACGTCCACTTCGGCGCGCTGTGCGTCATCAACGAAGATCGCGTCGCGGGCGGGCAGGGTTTCGGCACGCACGGTCATCGCGACATGGAGATTGTGAGCTATGTGCTCGAAGGCGCGCTCGCGCACCGCGACAGCATGGGCAACGGCTCGACGATCCGCCCCGGCGACGTGCAGCGCATGAGCGCGGGCACGGGCGTTCGGCACAGCGAGTTCAACGGATCGCCCACCGAGACCGCGCATTTCCTGCAAATCTGGATCATTCCGGATGCAGCGGGCGGCGCGCCGGGCTACGAGGAAAAGCGCTTCGCCGACGATGAAAAGCGCGGCCGCCTGCGCGTGATCGCATCGCCGCAAGGCACGGACGGTTCGGTGACGATCGGCGCGGACGCGCGCATCTTCGCGGGCCTCTTCGATGGCGACGAGCGCGCCGACTTCGAGGTGCCCGCAGGCCGGCGCGTGTATGTGCATGTGGCGCGTGGCAAGGTGTCGGTGAACGGCGAGGCGCTCGGGGCGGGCGATGCCGCGAAGCTCGAGGACGTGTCGCGCGTCACGATCGACGGCGGCGAGAACGCGGAAGTGCTGGTGTTCGATTTGGCGTGA
- a CDS encoding sigma-54-dependent Fis family transcriptional regulator, which produces MASTDLDPPLVAGETPAQKKRNAGDVPGLKSYGLLYGSSPVMLELYSQIERVAGTDATALIIGESGTGKELVARTIHDHSARRDAPFIAVNCGAIPDNLIEAELFGHEKGSFTGAVQGRIGYFEHANGGTLFLDEVTEMSPVRQVKLLRALETGTFFRVGGNDLISSDVRVIAATNRDPVAAVKENGLREDLMYRLAVFPLRAPPLRERDSDRELLAQHFLSEMNAQEGTNKAFSKRALDVLRTYSWPGNVRELKNTVYRAFILAEKTVEIAHPHLASRVKKPVTQGDAMNVWVGTPLADAQKQIILGTLKHCCGDKRRAAKALGVSLKTLYNRLGAYENEDTDAADTPSSTES; this is translated from the coding sequence ATGGCGTCAACCGATCTTGACCCGCCGCTTGTCGCAGGCGAAACACCCGCGCAGAAAAAGCGCAATGCGGGGGACGTGCCGGGTCTGAAGTCTTATGGACTGCTGTACGGCTCCTCGCCGGTCATGCTGGAGCTGTATTCGCAGATCGAACGCGTCGCCGGAACCGATGCCACCGCGCTCATCATCGGCGAATCGGGCACGGGCAAGGAACTCGTCGCCCGGACGATCCACGATCACAGCGCGCGCCGCGACGCGCCCTTCATCGCCGTGAATTGCGGCGCGATTCCCGACAATCTGATCGAAGCCGAACTCTTCGGCCATGAGAAAGGCAGCTTCACGGGCGCGGTGCAGGGGCGCATCGGCTATTTCGAGCACGCGAACGGCGGCACGCTTTTCCTCGACGAAGTGACGGAGATGTCGCCGGTGCGGCAAGTGAAGCTGCTGCGCGCGCTCGAGACGGGCACGTTCTTTCGCGTCGGCGGCAACGATCTGATCAGCTCGGACGTGCGCGTGATCGCCGCGACCAACCGCGATCCCGTCGCCGCCGTGAAGGAAAACGGCCTGCGCGAAGACCTGATGTATCGCCTCGCCGTGTTCCCGCTGCGCGCGCCGCCGTTGCGCGAGCGCGATTCGGACCGCGAACTGCTCGCGCAGCACTTCCTCTCCGAAATGAACGCGCAGGAAGGCACGAACAAGGCGTTCAGCAAGCGCGCGCTCGACGTTCTGCGCACGTATTCGTGGCCCGGCAACGTGCGTGAACTCAAGAACACGGTGTATCGCGCGTTCATTCTCGCGGAGAAGACCGTCGAGATCGCCCATCCGCATCTCGCGTCGCGCGTCAAGAAGCCCGTCACGCAAGGCGATGCGATGAACGTGTGGGTCGGCACGCCGCTCGCGGATGCGCAGAAGCAGATCATTCTCGGCACGCTCAAGCACTGCTGCGGCGACAAGCGGCGCGCGGCCAAGGCGCTCGGCGTGAGCCTCAAGACGCTGTACAACCGCTTGGGCGCCTACGAGAACGAAGACACCGACGCAGCCGACACGCCTTCCAGCACCGAAAGCTGA
- a CDS encoding type II toxin-antitoxin system HicA family toxin, which translates to MDSSRLIRMLLDDGWKLARITGSHHHFKRAGRGVLVTVPHPRKDLSIGLVRAILKAAGLRDRLYAS; encoded by the coding sequence ATGGATTCATCGCGGCTGATACGAATGCTTCTGGACGATGGTTGGAAGCTCGCTCGCATTACTGGCAGTCATCATCATTTCAAACGCGCGGGAAGGGGCGTTCTAGTGACGGTGCCCCATCCGAGGAAGGATCTCTCGATCGGGCTGGTGCGAGCCATCCTCAAAGCTGCCGGACTGCGCGACCGGCTGTACGCTTCGTAA
- a CDS encoding diguanylate cyclase has translation MNELILHRAIATLCLALLVLGCWVAAGLLSDRMVQQEMTATVRTERQMAASIVDNMAQIIASDLAMSRAIPATLAQMDLTQRALAESRHYALNAKSTETGRRADWMARPGLARVNQFLHEAQGFSGLDSLWLVNDQGYCIASSNAADATSFIGYDMSARAYVTRALLGGFAEMYGVGRLSAEPGIFIAAPVYEDGLLVGAVIAKVSIDRLRHWVSRAGTFVTDENGVVVMAHDGHLEYQALPDAPIARMTARERVEHYRRDAFAPLRIERIGERMRQSAPWLAPSLAQDIYAANGNAVPSLYDERTGLNSGLAAHIVHPLTSWPEIARNHNRDRLLVFLTMLGVVTLAVVIATSYSRERRLHRATRDLAEQLQAANTLLSAEARHDALTGALSRRYFLDTLRNEAELARSTAAPLSVAIADLDHFKQINDRYGHASGDRALEHFVEVCRQQLRPSDAIGRLGGEEFGILLPQTTLADAQSVLERLRKRFHHEHCAHLPDDAVLSVSIGITELATEDALEWMLSRADLALYEAKSRGRDRSEVRPADPRPPTLHPEDSLAGK, from the coding sequence ATGAACGAGCTCATCCTGCACCGTGCCATCGCGACGCTGTGTCTCGCGCTGCTCGTGCTCGGGTGCTGGGTCGCAGCCGGCCTGCTGTCGGACCGGATGGTGCAGCAGGAGATGACGGCCACCGTTCGCACCGAGCGGCAGATGGCGGCGTCCATCGTCGACAACATGGCGCAGATCATCGCGAGCGACCTCGCCATGTCCCGCGCGATTCCCGCGACGCTCGCGCAGATGGACCTCACACAGCGCGCGCTCGCGGAGTCGCGGCATTATGCCCTGAACGCCAAGTCGACGGAAACCGGGCGGCGCGCCGACTGGATGGCGCGTCCCGGCCTCGCGAGAGTCAATCAGTTCCTGCACGAAGCGCAGGGTTTCTCCGGGCTGGACTCGCTCTGGCTCGTCAACGACCAGGGCTACTGCATCGCGTCGAGCAATGCGGCCGACGCGACGAGCTTCATCGGCTACGACATGAGCGCCCGCGCCTACGTCACGCGCGCGCTGCTCGGCGGCTTCGCGGAAATGTACGGCGTCGGAAGGCTCTCGGCCGAGCCGGGCATTTTCATCGCGGCGCCGGTGTACGAGGACGGGCTGCTCGTCGGCGCGGTCATCGCGAAAGTAAGCATCGACCGCCTGCGGCACTGGGTATCGCGCGCGGGCACGTTCGTGACCGACGAAAACGGCGTCGTCGTGATGGCGCACGACGGCCACCTCGAGTATCAGGCGCTGCCCGATGCGCCCATCGCCCGCATGACCGCGCGCGAGCGCGTCGAGCATTACCGGCGCGACGCGTTCGCTCCCTTGCGCATCGAGCGAATCGGCGAGCGCATGCGGCAGTCGGCGCCGTGGCTCGCGCCGTCGCTCGCGCAAGACATCTACGCGGCCAACGGCAACGCCGTGCCGTCGCTCTACGACGAACGCACCGGCCTCAATTCCGGGCTCGCGGCGCACATCGTCCATCCGCTCACGAGCTGGCCGGAGATCGCGCGCAACCATAATCGCGACCGCCTGCTCGTCTTTCTGACGATGCTCGGCGTCGTCACGCTCGCCGTCGTCATCGCGACGTCGTATTCGCGCGAGCGGCGGCTGCACCGCGCGACGCGCGATCTCGCGGAGCAGTTGCAGGCGGCCAATACGCTTTTATCGGCCGAAGCGCGACACGACGCGCTGACGGGCGCGCTCTCGCGGCGCTATTTCCTCGACACGCTGCGTAACGAGGCGGAATTGGCGCGCTCGACGGCCGCGCCGCTGTCGGTGGCCATCGCCGATCTCGATCACTTCAAGCAGATCAACGACCGCTACGGCCACGCATCCGGCGACCGCGCGCTCGAACATTTCGTGGAGGTCTGCCGCCAGCAGCTTCGTCCGAGCGATGCAATCGGGCGGCTGGGCGGCGAGGAGTTCGGCATTCTGCTGCCGCAGACGACACTCGCGGACGCGCAATCGGTGCTCGAGCGGCTGCGCAAGCGCTTTCATCACGAGCACTGCGCGCATTTGCCCGACGATGCGGTGCTTTCGGTGAGCATCGGCATCACGGAACTGGCGACCGAGGACGCGCTCGAATGGATGCTTTCCCGCGCCGATCTCGCGCTCTACGAAGCGAAGTCGCGCGGCCGCGATCGCAGCGAAGTACGCCCCGCCGATCCACGGCCGCCGACGTTACATCCCGAAGACTCGCTCGCGGGCAAGTAG
- a CDS encoding response regulator, producing MTTQILVVDDDAELRDLLRDYLVRQGIEVSVLHDAGSLERRLERERPDLIVLDLMMPGVDGLTALKKLRASGDDIPVIMLTARADDVDRIVGLELGADDYLGKPFNPRELLARVQAVLRRRRTIPSAAPEQREPYSFGRFRLDFQSRTLQHDEKPITLSGSEFALLKIFVNHPMRTLTRERLLELLHGPEYDGTDRGIDVQVWRLRRILESDPSAPRFIQTVRGRGYVFVPDGEQNAPAH from the coding sequence ATGACTACACAAATCCTTGTCGTCGACGACGACGCCGAACTGCGCGACCTTCTGCGCGACTATCTGGTCCGGCAGGGCATCGAAGTCTCGGTGCTGCACGACGCCGGTTCGCTCGAACGCCGGCTCGAGCGCGAGCGGCCCGATCTCATCGTGCTCGATCTGATGATGCCGGGCGTCGACGGCCTCACCGCGCTCAAGAAACTGCGCGCATCCGGCGACGACATCCCCGTCATCATGCTGACCGCGCGCGCGGACGACGTGGACCGCATCGTCGGGCTCGAACTCGGCGCGGACGATTACCTCGGCAAGCCATTCAATCCCCGCGAACTGCTCGCGCGCGTGCAGGCGGTGCTGCGCCGCCGCCGCACGATTCCGTCGGCCGCGCCCGAGCAGCGCGAGCCGTACTCGTTCGGCCGCTTCCGGCTCGATTTCCAGTCGCGCACCCTCCAGCACGACGAAAAGCCCATCACGCTCTCCGGCAGCGAATTCGCGCTGCTCAAGATCTTCGTGAATCATCCGATGCGCACGCTCACGCGCGAGCGCCTGCTCGAACTGCTGCACGGCCCCGAGTACGACGGCACCGACCGTGGCATCGACGTTCAGGTCTGGCGGCTGCGGCGCATCCTGGAAAGCGATCCTTCCGCGCCGCGCTTCATTCAGACGGTGCGGGGGCGCGGCTACGTCTTCGTGCCTGACGGCGAGCAAAATGCGCCGGCCCATTGA
- a CDS encoding ABC transporter permease subunit: MEFGFNLNRTANASAWRLLPNRWDFVAFPMIICIIALAAVGFHETLAPISTLQTQAISLDPANLPEYALRTTLRMLAAMVASLIFTLAYGTLAAKSRRASIVLVPILDILQSVPVLGYISFTVTFFLALFPGRVIGAECAAIFAIFTSQAWNMTFSFYQSLRTVPRDLDEVSRGFHLTNWQRFWKLEVPFSMPGLIWNMMMSMSGGWFFVVASEAITVGNRSIVLPGIGAYLAAAIGERNLAAIGWVILAMTIVILAYDQLMFRPLVAWADKFRMETTSSGNAPESWLLDLIRRTRLIHRLLVPAGWILAKAARVPIKLPSLQGVKLPLRAPVPSTRAGDIAWGALVLLITAFVVWKVVSFVATGVTWSEVGHVFLLGFITLIRVVVLIAIASVVWVPVGVLIGLRPALAEKFQPLAQFLAAFPANLLFPVFVVVIVRWHLNPDIWLSPLIVLGTQWYILFNVIAGASVYPNDYREAATNFQIRGWQWWKKAMLPGIFPYYVTGAITASGGAWNASIVAEAVSWGNTHVVAHGLGAYIAQTTAEGDYPKIILGIAIMSLFVTLFNRLLWRPLYAYAEARLRLD, from the coding sequence ATGGAATTTGGCTTCAATCTGAATCGCACGGCGAACGCTTCCGCCTGGCGGCTCCTGCCCAACCGCTGGGACTTCGTGGCGTTCCCGATGATCATCTGCATCATCGCGCTCGCCGCCGTCGGTTTTCACGAGACGCTCGCGCCGATATCGACGCTGCAGACGCAGGCGATTTCCCTCGATCCCGCGAACCTTCCCGAGTACGCGCTGCGCACGACGCTGCGCATGCTCGCCGCGATGGTCGCCTCGCTCATTTTCACGCTCGCTTACGGCACGCTCGCTGCGAAGAGCCGGCGCGCGTCCATCGTGCTCGTGCCGATTCTCGACATCCTCCAGTCGGTGCCGGTGCTCGGCTACATCTCGTTTACGGTCACCTTCTTTCTCGCGCTCTTTCCAGGCCGCGTGATCGGCGCCGAATGCGCGGCCATCTTCGCGATCTTCACGAGTCAGGCGTGGAACATGACGTTCAGCTTCTATCAGTCGCTGCGCACGGTGCCGCGCGACCTCGACGAAGTCTCGCGCGGCTTTCACCTGACCAACTGGCAGCGCTTCTGGAAGCTCGAAGTGCCGTTCTCGATGCCCGGCCTCATCTGGAACATGATGATGTCGATGTCGGGCGGCTGGTTCTTCGTCGTGGCGTCCGAGGCGATCACCGTCGGCAATCGGAGCATCGTGCTGCCGGGCATCGGCGCGTATTTGGCGGCGGCCATCGGCGAGCGCAATCTGGCCGCGATCGGCTGGGTAATCCTCGCGATGACGATCGTGATCCTCGCCTACGACCAGCTCATGTTCCGCCCGCTCGTCGCGTGGGCGGACAAATTCCGCATGGAGACCACGAGTTCGGGCAACGCGCCGGAGTCGTGGCTGCTCGACCTGATCCGCCGCACGCGCCTGATTCACCGGCTGCTCGTGCCGGCCGGATGGATTCTCGCGAAGGCCGCGCGCGTGCCGATCAAGCTGCCGTCGCTGCAGGGCGTGAAGCTGCCGTTGCGCGCGCCGGTGCCGTCCACGCGTGCGGGCGACATCGCGTGGGGCGCGCTCGTGCTGCTCATCACCGCGTTCGTCGTGTGGAAGGTGGTCTCGTTCGTCGCGACCGGCGTCACGTGGAGCGAAGTGGGCCACGTGTTCCTGCTCGGCTTCATCACGCTGATCCGCGTGGTGGTGCTGATCGCAATTGCGTCGGTCGTGTGGGTGCCGGTGGGCGTGCTGATCGGCCTGCGGCCCGCGCTCGCCGAGAAGTTTCAGCCGCTCGCGCAGTTTCTCGCGGCGTTCCCGGCGAATCTGCTCTTTCCGGTGTTCGTCGTCGTCATCGTGCGGTGGCATCTGAACCCGGACATCTGGCTTTCTCCGCTCATCGTGCTCGGGACGCAGTGGTATATCCTGTTCAACGTGATCGCGGGCGCGTCGGTGTATCCGAACGATTACCGCGAAGCCGCGACGAACTTTCAGATTCGCGGCTGGCAGTGGTGGAAGAAAGCCATGCTGCCGGGCATTTTCCCTTACTACGTCACGGGCGCGATCACCGCGTCGGGCGGCGCTTGGAACGCGAGCATCGTCGCGGAAGCGGTGTCGTGGGGCAACACCCATGTCGTCGCGCACGGCCTCGGCGCGTATATCGCCCAGACCACCGCCGAAGGCGATTACCCCAAGATCATTCTCGGCATCGCGATCATGTCGCTCTTCGTGACGCTGTTCAACCGCTTGTTGTGGCGCCCGCTGTATGCCTACGCGGAAGCCAGGCTTCGACTGGATTGA
- a CDS encoding YqjD family protein: protein MSQTTVQLALGKQKIIEDIKVLLNDSEELLRLSASLPGEGVEALRSRLRDHADTARGALEDAQANAQSRYRASIDCTEKYVQENPWQSLGMAAAAGFLLAVLISR, encoded by the coding sequence ATGAGTCAGACGACTGTTCAGCTTGCCTTGGGCAAGCAAAAAATCATCGAAGACATCAAGGTGCTGCTGAACGACTCGGAAGAGTTGCTACGGCTGTCGGCGTCGCTGCCGGGCGAGGGCGTCGAGGCGCTGCGCTCGCGTCTGCGCGATCACGCCGACACTGCGCGCGGCGCACTGGAAGATGCGCAAGCGAACGCGCAGAGCCGCTATCGCGCGAGCATCGACTGCACGGAGAAGTATGTGCAGGAAAATCCGTGGCAATCGCTCGGCATGGCGGCTGCGGCGGGCTTCCTGCTGGCCGTGCTGATTTCGCGCTGA
- a CDS encoding ATP-binding protein yields MRRPIDSLFGRLVLLVIGVLVLSHLAWFAVIRVERDNSQTRYAVEEAAFLVEAVRQHVANNPDQPLPSRVRVVPLDAADVPQPASEDVPRPLSRFLDDMKDRLPDDTDVRPGPPGAPPSVWVHGAKDAGWIVVPVQPLRPPRSRDRMLVWLAIIFSTAVLAALFAAWQLQSPLRSLAQAVARFGRGQPTPPVPERGPRELRQLTHGFNQMVREVSQSENDRAVMLAGVAHDLKTPLARLRLRAEMMDDAKTRDGVVRDVDSMAHIVDQFLVFAHDRPDGSEPVEVDQQCERIARAYRAVSPGADGIRLKLEAGPAFVLPAATLERLLSNLLDNAHAYGAPPIVIETRRGANGWVLSVADHGKGIAPEDVIKASRPFVRLDPARGGSGHSGLGLAIVERLARRAGGECEIGNRVDGGLQIVMTFPFDVATRPVTERRAGPQHEERAL; encoded by the coding sequence ATGCGCCGGCCCATTGATTCGCTGTTCGGCCGGCTCGTTCTTCTGGTGATCGGCGTGCTGGTGTTGTCGCATCTCGCGTGGTTCGCGGTCATTCGCGTCGAGCGCGACAACTCGCAGACGCGCTATGCCGTCGAAGAAGCCGCGTTCCTCGTCGAAGCGGTGCGCCAGCACGTCGCGAACAACCCGGATCAGCCGCTGCCCTCGCGCGTGCGCGTCGTGCCGCTCGATGCCGCGGATGTCCCGCAGCCGGCGAGCGAAGACGTGCCGCGCCCGCTTTCGCGTTTCCTCGACGACATGAAGGACCGCCTTCCCGACGACACCGACGTGCGCCCCGGTCCCCCCGGCGCGCCGCCGAGCGTGTGGGTGCACGGCGCGAAGGACGCGGGCTGGATCGTCGTGCCGGTTCAGCCGCTGCGCCCGCCGCGCTCGCGCGACCGCATGCTCGTGTGGCTCGCCATCATTTTCTCGACGGCGGTGCTGGCGGCGCTCTTCGCCGCATGGCAGTTGCAGTCGCCGCTGCGCTCGCTCGCGCAGGCGGTCGCGCGCTTCGGACGCGGCCAGCCGACGCCGCCCGTGCCCGAGCGCGGCCCGCGCGAATTGCGCCAGCTCACGCACGGCTTCAATCAGATGGTGCGCGAAGTGTCGCAAAGCGAGAACGACCGCGCCGTGATGCTCGCGGGCGTCGCGCACGATCTGAAGACGCCGCTTGCGCGCCTGCGCCTGCGTGCCGAAATGATGGACGACGCAAAGACGCGCGACGGCGTCGTGCGCGATGTGGATTCGATGGCGCATATCGTCGATCAATTCCTGGTCTTCGCGCACGACCGCCCGGACGGCAGCGAGCCGGTCGAGGTGGATCAGCAGTGCGAGCGGATTGCGCGGGCGTATCGCGCGGTGTCGCCGGGAGCGGACGGCATCCGCCTGAAGCTCGAAGCCGGGCCTGCCTTCGTGCTGCCCGCCGCGACGCTCGAGCGCCTGCTATCGAATCTGCTCGATAACGCGCATGCCTACGGCGCGCCGCCGATCGTCATCGAGACGCGGCGTGGCGCGAACGGCTGGGTGCTGTCGGTGGCCGATCACGGCAAGGGCATTGCGCCGGAAGACGTCATCAAGGCGAGCCGGCCGTTCGTGCGGCTCGATCCTGCGCGCGGCGGCAGCGGGCATAGCGGGCTCGGGCTCGCCATCGTCGAGCGGCTCGCGCGGCGCGCGGGCGGGGAATGCGAGATCGGCAACCGCGTCGATGGCGGCTTGCAGATCGTAATGACCTTTCCCTTCGATGTCGCCACGCGCCCGGTCACGGAACGCCGCGCCGGGCCGCAACACGAGGAGCGCGCGCTCTAG
- a CDS encoding periplasmic heavy metal sensor, whose amino-acid sequence MGKHYRILTATATALALSFGAAYAATNDAPPAPPAGGPAMMGGPGGPGAHRMEMRMHKQMDQLHSQLKLNADQEKLWQTAIDTMKQNRQTMRESHRQMHQQFESMQNQPILDLNAMHAAHQKIEQQQAQLREQTETAWLNFYNALNDQQKTTVSTALKKHFARMHEHEEKMHERWGKHRGGADAAAGASATTKP is encoded by the coding sequence ATGGGCAAGCACTACCGCATCCTCACTGCCACCGCCACGGCGCTCGCGCTCAGCTTCGGCGCAGCCTACGCCGCCACCAACGACGCCCCGCCCGCGCCGCCCGCAGGCGGTCCGGCCATGATGGGCGGTCCCGGCGGCCCCGGCGCTCACCGCATGGAAATGCGCATGCACAAGCAGATGGATCAACTGCACAGCCAGTTGAAGCTGAACGCCGATCAGGAAAAGCTGTGGCAGACCGCCATCGACACGATGAAGCAGAACCGCCAGACGATGCGCGAGAGCCATCGCCAGATGCACCAGCAATTCGAGTCCATGCAGAACCAGCCGATTCTCGACCTGAACGCGATGCACGCGGCGCATCAGAAGATCGAGCAGCAGCAGGCCCAGTTGCGCGAACAGACCGAGACCGCGTGGCTCAACTTCTATAACGCGCTGAACGACCAGCAAAAGACCACGGTCAGCACGGCGCTCAAGAAGCACTTCGCCCGGATGCACGAACACGAAGAGAAGATGCACGAGCGCTGGGGCAAGCATCGCGGCGGCGCCGACGCCGCGGCGGGCGCGTCCGCCACGACGAAGCCCTGA
- a CDS encoding type II toxin-antitoxin system HicB family antitoxin, giving the protein MEFAVAILKDRESSYGVIVPDIPGVFSAGDTVDEAIKNTREAIYGHVSVLIEEGMEVPLAASPIDELVANPDYAGAIWAFVEVDLSKLDSKPERINISLPRFVLRKIDSYVEARHETRSGFLARVALEAIANG; this is encoded by the coding sequence TTGGAATTCGCTGTCGCAATCCTGAAGGACCGGGAAAGCTCCTATGGAGTGATCGTCCCGGACATTCCCGGCGTCTTTTCAGCCGGAGACACGGTCGACGAGGCAATCAAGAACACCAGGGAAGCGATCTACGGACACGTCTCGGTCCTGATCGAAGAGGGCATGGAGGTGCCTCTCGCCGCTTCGCCGATCGACGAACTCGTCGCTAACCCCGACTATGCAGGCGCAATCTGGGCGTTCGTGGAAGTCGATCTTTCGAAGCTCGACTCGAAGCCCGAACGCATTAACATCAGCCTGCCGCGCTTCGTCCTTCGCAAGATCGACAGCTACGTCGAGGCGCGCCACGAAACGCGCAGCGGCTTTCTCGCGCGAGTCGCGCTCGAAGCCATTGCCAATGGCTGA